In Ochrobactrum vermis, the following proteins share a genomic window:
- a CDS encoding AAA family ATPase yields MRLVSFAAKGYRSLRSIRFDLGQVTVFVGENGAGKSNLYRALQLVKAAAEGNLSTEIVREGGMQSAMWSGNRRKHESARIILEADFEDERLASRLSYRVEAGLPPPVSGAFPFEPQIKEEQLNLDTGRRPVDLMDRRGPAVFARDGEGRRMEHPARLLTSESGLAVLGQSGHYPEIGDLSAQIRGWRFYHGFRSDRDAPVRQPSIAATAATLDEDGSNLASVFATLAHIRQDTVDLDRLVADALDGAKLVIPYPDETATFGLNFPAFPPRTFRPGELSDGQIRLLALAGALLSYRLPPLIALNEPEASLHPDMIPSLARMIAQASERSQIWVVTHSAALASAIAEQSGTRPIRVSKQDGETVLQ; encoded by the coding sequence ATGCGTCTCGTTTCATTTGCCGCCAAGGGCTATCGCTCGCTGCGTTCCATCCGCTTCGACCTCGGACAGGTGACGGTTTTCGTCGGTGAGAATGGTGCCGGAAAATCCAATCTCTATCGGGCGTTGCAACTGGTGAAGGCGGCGGCTGAAGGTAATCTCTCTACCGAAATCGTGCGAGAAGGAGGGATGCAATCGGCCATGTGGAGCGGCAATCGCCGCAAGCACGAATCCGCGCGCATCATTCTGGAAGCGGATTTTGAGGACGAGCGACTGGCCTCCCGTCTTTCCTATCGTGTTGAAGCAGGTCTGCCGCCACCCGTCTCCGGCGCGTTTCCCTTCGAGCCGCAGATCAAGGAAGAGCAGCTCAATCTTGATACGGGGCGCCGTCCTGTCGATCTGATGGACCGGCGCGGGCCTGCGGTTTTCGCCCGCGACGGGGAGGGGAGGCGCATGGAGCATCCGGCACGGCTTCTGACATCGGAAAGCGGGTTGGCTGTGCTGGGGCAGTCCGGCCATTATCCGGAAATCGGCGACCTTTCCGCACAAATACGCGGTTGGCGTTTTTATCATGGCTTTAGAAGTGATCGCGATGCCCCTGTGCGCCAGCCGTCCATTGCCGCAACCGCCGCCACGCTGGATGAGGACGGCAGCAATCTTGCTTCGGTCTTTGCCACGCTTGCCCATATCCGGCAGGATACGGTCGATCTGGATCGTCTGGTTGCCGACGCGCTGGATGGCGCGAAGCTGGTCATTCCCTATCCCGATGAAACAGCGACTTTCGGCCTGAACTTCCCGGCCTTTCCGCCGCGGACATTTCGCCCGGGAGAATTGTCCGATGGACAGATTCGCCTGCTGGCTCTGGCGGGTGCGCTGCTCTCCTACCGCCTGCCGCCGCTGATCGCGCTGAACGAACCCGAAGCCAGTTTGCATCCCGATATGATCCCGTCATTGGCCCGAATGATTGCACAGGCATCCGAACGCAGCCAGATATGGGTGGTGACCCATTCAGCCGCCCTTGCCAGCGCCATTGCGGAGCAATCAGGCACGCGGCCAATCCGGGTGAGCAAGCAGGATGGGGAAACCGTGCTGCAATAA
- the lptE gene encoding LPS assembly lipoprotein LptE encodes MSLPDRFFSAIKAFRVAFFALGAAVLMAGCTVQPLYSSGPGAGGTIGGSVTPDMRTKLASVAIDPAGDVFGQEVRNELIFLLGGGAGEPANPTYRLGLGLSSYTLASVSVDIGDQTDRTGRPSAGIVKATSNFVLRDKDGKPLAVGTRTVGASFDRPRQEFANLRAERDARKRAAKELAQQVYLALAMKLSKI; translated from the coding sequence ATGTCGTTGCCTGACCGCTTTTTCTCCGCAATCAAAGCCTTCCGGGTTGCGTTTTTCGCACTTGGGGCTGCGGTTCTGATGGCTGGATGCACCGTGCAGCCGCTTTATTCCTCCGGCCCCGGTGCCGGTGGAACCATAGGCGGCAGCGTGACGCCGGACATGCGCACCAAGCTTGCTTCGGTGGCGATCGATCCGGCTGGCGATGTATTCGGGCAGGAAGTGCGCAATGAGCTGATCTTCCTTCTGGGTGGTGGCGCCGGTGAACCGGCCAATCCGACCTATCGCCTTGGTCTCGGTCTGAGCAGCTATACCCTCGCGTCGGTGAGCGTAGATATCGGCGACCAGACCGACCGTACGGGTCGTCCTTCGGCCGGTATCGTCAAGGCCACGTCGAATTTCGTGCTGCGCGACAAGGATGGCAAGCCGCTTGCTGTGGGCACCCGCACGGTTGGCGCTTCCTTCGACCGCCCGCGTCAGGAGTTCGCCAACCTGCGTGCCGAACGCGATGCGCGAAAGCGCGCGGCGAAGGAGCTTGCGCAGCAGGTCTATCTTGCTCTTGCGATGAAACTTTCAAAGATTTGA